The genome window CCATTGCAGGCCCGACATGCCACAGACGAGCGTGTCCAGACGGCAATCCGTGCCATTGGAGCGGCCAAGTGCAGTGCGATGTGGACGGCGCAGATTGAGGAGCGTGCGATGATGGAGCGCTTGCAGGAGCAGCATGACGTGGAGCAGGCACGCAAGGATACGGCGTTCAACGAGTCCAAGTGGGGATCGCTGCCGCATCAGGAGCTGCTGGCGCACAACAAGCGCCTGGAATTTGGCGCTGCTGTGCGTCAGCAGATCAATGATCGTCGGCAGCTACGTCATCTGGCCGAGGAGCGACGTCGTGATGAGTCGCGACAGATGCGCGATGCCTACGATGAATATAAGCGCTTTCAAATGGATCAATCTGTGGCGAATGGCCAGAGAAAGACACACTATCGCAAGGAGCTCTTTCATTATATTCAACTACATCAGGACTTTGGACGTTTGCTCTGCGAGCAGGAGCGTCGTGATGAGCTGCGAGCCAACGAGTATGTCCTTAAAAAGGAGCAACAGCGACTGgagcagcgacagcaaaaGGCGGCCGTGGAGGCGGACAAGGCACGCAAGCGGGATGCCCTCTATGTCATACAACAGAAGATCCTCGACGCCAAGGATAATCGCGAGGAGATGCGCTTGCTTGCCGAGCACGAGCGTCTCGAGCGCAAATACCGCCTCGAGGAGCGTCAGGCTGTGGAGCATCGTCGTCGTCTGGTCGCCGAGCTGCGTCATGGCAATCGTCAGGCCATGGAGCAGCTGAACAAACTGAAGGCCTGTTACTACACACAACGTCAGCGAGAAATGGATGAGGTGAAGGAGGAGCGTGCTCGCTACGAGCAACAGCGAAAGGTCGAGCAGGAGCAGAAATTGGGCAGGAAACTAAGTCTCTATCAGGGAGTCACGGCCCAAATGGAGGAGCATGAGCGTGCCCGACGTCGCAATCTTGAAGAGGAGCGCGTCGAGAGCGAAAAAGCCCGTGCCATGGAGGAGCAGCGTCAAAAGGAGATCGACATGGTCATCAGTGTGAAACTGGATGAATTGGCCAAGAAACGttgcttgccacaaaatgctCTGCAGTCTCTGACTGGACGTGTTGCCAATGCTGCCCACAAGAAGCTATCCAATCATTTCCAACCCTAAAAGaagagcagaagcagcagctagGATTGAAGTGGAGCGGTTTGAAAAGTGGTGCAGGTGGAGGTAGAAGAAGTTGCTCTTCAATGTGTGTTATTTGTTCTGTTTGTagagtttgttgttgttgttgttatttggtTTTGTGGAGTGGCAACaatacactacactacacaatTGATGGCGgtggcatacacacacacaaacaaacaaacacacacacacacaccaacacacacacgaagCGCGGCATTAAATCTTGAAGCATACTTTGCGGCGAcagtttgcttttttgttCTCTCTGAGAGTGGATAAGTGTCTATGGGACAAGGGAGATCGGAAGAGGGAGAAGAGAAGGTCTGTCAACCACAGACTTTTTAACTCAACAAGTTTCacaatacactcacacactcacacacacacatatgtgcaGCTCATTAGATAGAGCATTGAAAACAATCATTAAAACCAAACTAAATTCGACTAAATTCGCAAATGTAGAAAGAGCGAGAAGCAGAAAAACAGTATGGATAAAGCGCACTGTGGGTTATTTGTCAGTTTTAacgcaacaaaataaa of Drosophila innubila isolate TH190305 chromosome X, UK_Dinn_1.0, whole genome shotgun sequence contains these proteins:
- the LOC117791117 gene encoding trichohyalin, which codes for MPTSMPCVTRAGRSLHPDCYDRLGRKIGLELERGKRPMKALPSNQHEKKQLRLRICEKQQQEALLQQQRAVGFQLSSGPGSKSLQKPRALPPGTVAPPAARIPLRRQEKPLKRKGRGGEATYFHVLGQPWESKGFAELDKEDVERMKAARPPTAEELLAEQERHQEEERLNKEEEDRVRSYYHEIDEARRERELEVQRQIDAEADGDDEEKAAEARRLMVLHKSLQARHATDERVQTAIRAIGAAKCSAMWTAQIEERAMMERLQEQHDVEQARKDTAFNESKWGSLPHQELLAHNKRLEFGAAVRQQINDRRQLRHLAEERRRDESRQMRDAYDEYKRFQMDQSVANGQRKTHYRKELFHYIQLHQDFGRLLCEQERRDELRANEYVLKKEQQRLEQRQQKAAVEADKARKRDALYVIQQKILDAKDNREEMRLLAEHERLERKYRLEERQAVEHRRRLVAELRHGNRQAMEQLNKLKACYYTQRQREMDEVKEERARYEQQRKVEQEQKLGRKLSLYQGVTAQMEEHERARRRNLEEERVESEKARAMEEQRQKEIDMVISVKLDELAKKRCLPQNALQSLTGRVANAAHKKLSNHFQP